One window from the genome of Dasypus novemcinctus isolate mDasNov1 chromosome 26, mDasNov1.1.hap2, whole genome shotgun sequence encodes:
- the PROK2 gene encoding prokineticin-2 isoform X2 has translation MGSPRCAPLLLLLLLPPLLLTPPAGHAAVITGACDKDPQCGGGMCCAISIWVKSIRICTPMGKVGDVCHPLTRKNHFGNGRQERRKRKRRKRKKEVPFFGRRMHHTCPCLPGLACLRTSFNRFMCLPRK, from the exons ATGGGGAGCCCGCGCTGCGccccgctgctgctgctgctgctgctgccgccgctGCTGCTCACGCCCCCCGCCGGGCACGCCGCCGTCATCACCGGG gcCTGCGACAAGGATCCCCAGTGTGGTGGAGGCATGTGCTGTGCTATTAGTATCTGGGTTAAGAGCATACGGATCTGTACACCTATGGGCAAAGTGGGAGACGTCTGCCACCCGCTGACTCGTAAA AACCATTTTGGAAATGGAaggcaggaaagaagaaagaggaagagaagaaaaaggaaaaaggag gTTCCATTCTTTGGGCGGAGAATGCATCACACTTGTCCATGTCTGCCGGGCTTGGCCTGTTTACGGACTTCATTTAACCGATTTATGTGTTTACCCCGAAAGTGA
- the PROK2 gene encoding prokineticin-2 isoform X1, with protein sequence MGSPRCAPLLLLLLLPPLLLTPPAGHAAVITGACDKDPQCGGGMCCAISIWVKSIRICTPMGKVGDVCHPLTRKVPFFGRRMHHTCPCLPGLACLRTSFNRFMCLPRK encoded by the exons ATGGGGAGCCCGCGCTGCGccccgctgctgctgctgctgctgctgccgccgctGCTGCTCACGCCCCCCGCCGGGCACGCCGCCGTCATCACCGGG gcCTGCGACAAGGATCCCCAGTGTGGTGGAGGCATGTGCTGTGCTATTAGTATCTGGGTTAAGAGCATACGGATCTGTACACCTATGGGCAAAGTGGGAGACGTCTGCCACCCGCTGACTCGTAAA gTTCCATTCTTTGGGCGGAGAATGCATCACACTTGTCCATGTCTGCCGGGCTTGGCCTGTTTACGGACTTCATTTAACCGATTTATGTGTTTACCCCGAAAGTGA